TGTACGACGGAGCGCTGTTCTCCACCCAGGTGCGTGAATTGCGTTGGGAGGACGACACGCAACGCTGGCGGATCAGCACCGACCGCGGCGACGACCTCAGGGCCAGGTTCGTCGTCATGGCCCAAGGCTCCTACAACCGGCCGAAGCTGCCCGGCATCCCGGGCATCAAAGACTTTCAGGCGGCCGGCGGTCACGTGTTCCACTCCGCGCGCTGGGACTACGACTACACCGGCGGTGACGCCGACGGCGGGCTGCACAAGCTGGCCGACAAGCGCGTCGCTCTGGTCGGCACCGGCGCGACCGGCATCCAGCTGGTTCCGCATCTGGGCCGCGATGCCCAGCAGCTCTTCGTCTTCCAGCGCACCCCGTCCTCGGTGGACGCGCGAACCAACCCGCCGACCGATCCGGCCTGGGCCGCGACGCTGCAGCCCGGCTGGCAGGAAGAACGCAAGCGCAACTTCCACAACTGGTCGCCGTTCGTCGGGGTGGTGTTCGGCGAACCGGACCTGGTGTGCGATTTCTGGACCGAGCTCGGGCGGAACCTGACCGCCCGGATCGCCGCCAGTGAGGATCCCGCATCGGTGTCGATCGAGCAGATCATGGCGTTCCGCGAGGAAGAGGACTTCAAGATCATGGAGCGGCTGCGCCGCCTCGTGGCCGAGATCGTCGAGGATCCGGCCACCGCCGAGGCGCTGAAGCCGTACTACCGCTTCATGTGCAAGCGTCCGACCTCCAGTGAGCACTACCTGGCTACCTTCAACCGTCCCAACGTCACCCTCGTCGACGTGTCGGCGTCCAAGGGCGTCGAACGGCTGACCGAGAAGGGGATCGTCGCGGACGGAGTCGAATACGAGGTCGACTGCGTGATCTTCGCCAGCGGTTTCGAGATCTCCACCGAGATCAGCCGGCGGTTCGCGATCGACGCCATCGTCGGGCGGGACGGGGTGTCGCTGTTCGACCACTGGCACGACGCCTACGCGACCTTGCACGGCATGACCAGTCGCGGCTTCCCGAATCAATTCTTCATGGGATTCATCCAGGGCGGAGTCTCGGCCAACACCACCGCCATGTTCGAGCAGCAGGCCAAGCACATCGCGTACATCATCGCCGAGGCCCAGCGCCGCGGCGCGACCACCGTCGAGCCCAGCCAGGAGGGACAGGACGCCTGGGTCAGCACCGTGCGTGAGCTGTCCATCGACAACTCGGCGTTCGAATTGTCCTGCACGCCGGGCTATTACAACAACGAGGGCCGTGGCGGTTCGGAGAACAACGGATCGTTTCTCGGCGACTTCTACTCGCCCGGCTTCTATGCCTTCGATGAACTCCTCGCCGACTGGCGTGCCGCGGGTGACCTCGACGGCCTGGTGCTCGGAAATTAGATGACACACGCACGATTCGACGACCGGGTCGCGGTCATCACCGGCGCAGGCCGGGGGCTGGGCCGCGAGTACGCGCTGCTGCTCGCCGGACTGGGTGCGAAAGTGGTGGTCAACGACATCGGCGGAGAGTTGACGGGGGAAGGCGCCGACGGCGGTCCCGCCCAGCGGGTCGTCGAGGAGATCACCGCGTCCGGTGGAGAGGCGATCGCGTCGACCGACTCGGTGGTCACCGCCGCCGGTGGTGAGGCGATCGTCACGGCGGCCACCGAGGCGTTCGGCCGGGTGGACGTGCTGATCCACAACGCCGGAAACGTCCGGCATGCAGCGCTGTCGGAGATGACGGTCGACGACTTCGACGCGGTGCTCGACGTTCACCTGCGTGGCGCCTTCCACGTGGTGCGGGCCGCGTTCCCGCTGATGTGTGCGGCCGGCTACGGCCGGATCGTCCTCACGTCGTCGATCGGTGGTCTCTACGGCAACCACGAAGTGGCCAACTACGCCGCCGCCAAGGCCGGGGTCATCGGGTTGTCCAACGTCGTGGCGCTCGAGGGTGCCGCCCACGGGGTGCGCTGCAATGTCATCGTCCCGGCCGCGGTAACGAGAATGGCCGAGGGGCTGGACACGTCGGTCTACCCGCCGATGGAGCCGCAGCTGGTCGCACCCGCCGTCGGCTGGCTGGCGCACGAATCCTGTTC
This is a stretch of genomic DNA from Mycobacterium sp. ELW1. It encodes these proteins:
- a CDS encoding NAD(P)/FAD-dependent oxidoreductase; the encoded protein is MTAECGPTPTPDDIDIDALREKYRVEREKRLRPEGSAQYLELDGEFAEFYEVDPYTPVVQRDPIVEDVDVVVLGGGFAGLLAGAYLKKAGVEGIRVIEMAGDFGGVWYWNRFPGIQCDNDAYCYIPMLEELGFMPSKKFADGAEIFQHCRNIGKHFGLYDGALFSTQVRELRWEDDTQRWRISTDRGDDLRARFVVMAQGSYNRPKLPGIPGIKDFQAAGGHVFHSARWDYDYTGGDADGGLHKLADKRVALVGTGATGIQLVPHLGRDAQQLFVFQRTPSSVDARTNPPTDPAWAATLQPGWQEERKRNFHNWSPFVGVVFGEPDLVCDFWTELGRNLTARIAASEDPASVSIEQIMAFREEEDFKIMERLRRLVAEIVEDPATAEALKPYYRFMCKRPTSSEHYLATFNRPNVTLVDVSASKGVERLTEKGIVADGVEYEVDCVIFASGFEISTEISRRFAIDAIVGRDGVSLFDHWHDAYATLHGMTSRGFPNQFFMGFIQGGVSANTTAMFEQQAKHIAYIIAEAQRRGATTVEPSQEGQDAWVSTVRELSIDNSAFELSCTPGYYNNEGRGGSENNGSFLGDFYSPGFYAFDELLADWRAAGDLDGLVLGN
- a CDS encoding SDR family NAD(P)-dependent oxidoreductase, which encodes MTHARFDDRVAVITGAGRGLGREYALLLAGLGAKVVVNDIGGELTGEGADGGPAQRVVEEITASGGEAIASTDSVVTAAGGEAIVTAATEAFGRVDVLIHNAGNVRHAALSEMTVDDFDAVLDVHLRGAFHVVRAAFPLMCAAGYGRIVLTSSIGGLYGNHEVANYAAAKAGVIGLSNVVALEGAAHGVRCNVIVPAAVTRMAEGLDTSVYPPMEPQLVAPAVGWLAHESCSVTGEILTAIAGRVARVAIVESVGVYQPAWTVDDVGARIEEIRDLTVPLQFPVVPDGHNAHIGHSFAMARGTT